One segment of Corynebacterium caspium DSM 44850 DNA contains the following:
- a CDS encoding PFL family protein, whose amino-acid sequence MSLNFNPGSVLDTIEMIEKYRLDIRTVTMGISLLECTRSTMEETCQAVYDRVTTQAKHLVEVCEGIESELGIPIVNKRISVTPVALIAAGLKGNPAEIAKALDRAALETGVNFIGGYSALVEKGATSSDKALIASIPQALAETQYVCGSVNVGSSRAGINMDAVHQMGHVIKEAAELTKDNSAMACAKLVVFCNAVGDNPFMAGAFHGVEEPDCVVSVGVSGPGVVDRAIGTLEGATLDEVAEEIKKAAFKITRTGQLVGNMAAQRLGVPFGIVDLSLAPTAELGDSVAHILEHMGLDQVGTHGTTAALALLNDAVKKGGMMACSRVGGLSGSFIPVSEDKGMIDAVRAGSISIDKLEAMTAICSVGLDMIAIPGDTSAATIAAMIADESAIGMMNHKTTAVRVIPVPGTVPGDEVEFGGLLGYAPVIPVNTVKSDKFVHRGGFIPAPIHGFRN is encoded by the coding sequence ATGAGTTTGAACTTTAATCCAGGTTCGGTTTTAGACACTATCGAGATGATCGAGAAGTATCGTCTTGATATTCGTACCGTTACTATGGGCATTTCTTTATTGGAGTGCACCCGCTCCACTATGGAAGAGACCTGCCAGGCAGTTTATGATCGAGTCACTACGCAGGCTAAACACCTGGTAGAAGTATGTGAAGGTATCGAATCGGAATTAGGTATTCCGATTGTAAATAAGCGTATTAGCGTAACTCCAGTAGCTCTAATTGCAGCCGGACTCAAAGGTAATCCTGCTGAAATTGCCAAAGCTCTTGATCGGGCAGCGCTGGAAACTGGGGTGAACTTCATCGGTGGATATTCCGCACTCGTAGAAAAGGGCGCGACATCTTCTGATAAAGCGCTAATTGCCTCTATCCCCCAAGCTTTGGCTGAAACCCAGTATGTGTGCGGTTCTGTGAATGTGGGTTCATCCCGTGCTGGCATCAATATGGATGCCGTGCACCAGATGGGTCACGTAATTAAAGAAGCTGCCGAGCTCACTAAAGATAATTCCGCTATGGCCTGCGCTAAGCTGGTGGTTTTCTGTAATGCCGTGGGCGATAATCCGTTCATGGCTGGAGCTTTCCACGGGGTGGAAGAACCTGATTGTGTGGTATCTGTTGGTGTTTCTGGTCCAGGGGTAGTCGATAGGGCTATTGGAACTCTTGAAGGTGCCACCTTGGATGAAGTTGCTGAGGAGATCAAAAAGGCTGCCTTTAAGATCACGCGTACTGGCCAGCTAGTTGGCAATATGGCTGCGCAACGTTTGGGAGTTCCTTTTGGGATCGTGGATCTTTCTTTGGCACCGACTGCGGAATTAGGCGATTCCGTAGCCCATATTTTGGAGCATATGGGACTAGACCAAGTAGGTACTCACGGCACTACTGCGGCGCTGGCTTTGCTTAATGATGCCGTTAAAAAAGGTGGCATGATGGCCTGTTCGCGAGTAGGTGGACTCTCTGGTTCCTTTATCCCTGTTTCTGAGGATAAAGGCATGATTGATGCCGTGCGTGCCGGATCTATTTCTATTGACAAGCTAGAAGCTATGACGGCGATTTGTTCAGTAGGTCTAGATATGATCGCGATTCCTGGAGATACTTCTGCCGCGACCATTGCGGCCATGATTGCTGATGAATCTGCCATCGGCATGATGAACCATAAAACCACTGCGGTACGCGTAATTCCGGTACCTGGCACCGTTCCTGGAGACGAAGTGGAATTTGGCGGCTTGCTTGGATATGCCCCCGTAATCCCGGTAAATACGGTTAAATCCGATAAATTCGTACATCGCGGTGGCTTTATCCCCGCCCCGATTCATGGCTTCCGAAACTAG
- a CDS encoding ACT domain-containing protein → MYAIMTVTGEDHTGIIAGVTAALAENNINIVDVSQTLMGRWFTMILRVEIPEDLTVDAVQKAMAPVEAEQQLVIRIQSEVLFSAVNEI, encoded by the coding sequence ATGTATGCGATCATGACCGTCACCGGTGAAGACCACACCGGAATTATTGCCGGAGTAACGGCAGCACTAGCCGAAAATAACATCAATATTGTGGACGTCTCCCAGACTCTTATGGGACGCTGGTTCACCATGATTTTGCGAGTAGAGATCCCAGAAGATCTCACAGTTGATGCCGTCCAAAAAGCTATGGCTCCAGTTGAGGCTGAGCAGCAGCTGGTAATTCGCATTCAGTCTGAAGTTCTTTTCAGTGCTGTTAACGAAATTTAA
- a CDS encoding NAD(P)H-binding protein encodes MSSSNESRNILILGGSGKIARLATKMLIDAGHQVTSVIRDAAAAPELEALGAQVEVCDITQAKAVQWNKLQGDKDIVVWAAGLSKTSDATDAADAADAAAAVRTLQRDAPWSMIDSLNRFDDRPSGAPLLIMLSYTGSLNNPWPKGDPKYAYGLAKQEVDRRLEAGVKFPFVVIAAGEIVDEATAGFESVADNAAAAGPTSRKLLAELIVEIANRGKAAVPEEGIRLPLKNGTQPVASLGYPVN; translated from the coding sequence ATGTCTTCTTCAAATGAATCCCGTAATATTCTTATTCTCGGTGGCAGCGGCAAAATTGCTCGTTTAGCTACAAAAATGCTTATCGATGCCGGGCATCAGGTAACCAGCGTGATCCGGGATGCGGCTGCCGCTCCCGAATTGGAAGCTTTAGGAGCGCAGGTTGAAGTTTGCGATATTACCCAAGCTAAAGCAGTGCAATGGAATAAATTACAAGGCGATAAAGACATAGTGGTTTGGGCTGCCGGGCTTAGCAAAACCAGCGATGCTACCGATGCTGCCGATGCTGCTGATGCTGCCGCAGCAGTTCGTACTCTGCAGCGCGATGCCCCGTGGTCAATGATTGATTCCCTAAATCGTTTTGATGATCGTCCGTCCGGCGCACCGCTGTTAATTATGCTTTCTTATACAGGTTCGCTAAATAATCCATGGCCTAAAGGAGATCCAAAGTATGCCTATGGTTTAGCCAAACAAGAAGTGGATCGGCGTCTGGAAGCAGGCGTTAAATTTCCCTTTGTAGTTATTGCTGCCGGAGAAATTGTGGATGAGGCTACGGCAGGCTTTGAAAGCGTTGCCGATAACGCTGCTGCAGCCGGACCTACTTCGCGGAAATTATTAGCAGAATTAATTGTTGAAATCGCCAACCGGGGCAAAGCTGCAGTTCCCGAAGAAGGCATTCGACTGCCTTTAAAGAACGGGACACAACCTGTTGCTAGTTTGGGGTACCCAGTCAATTAA
- a CDS encoding glutamine amidotransferase — translation MSNFLLVTPRQGDEIIAAEYADFLGATGLKPEQLIQYVIDSADVELGDISKFTGILMGGSPLNMTDPEHCDWQLNVNNILVSFLDSPVPVFSMCYGGGPLAVARGGAVGNTHPEQAGPTIVELCAEAAADPLFSQLPPRFDAFTGHNENVTKIGEGAVLLATGPTCPVQAVRFGDHIWATQFHPEIDAKGLAIRMNFYRGHGYFSEAEYEDIVASLDGVDTSHARKLMRAFVEYATAKSLA, via the coding sequence ATGTCTAACTTCTTATTGGTAACGCCCCGTCAAGGCGATGAGATTATCGCTGCTGAATATGCGGATTTCCTCGGCGCTACTGGCTTAAAACCAGAACAACTTATTCAATATGTAATTGATTCCGCCGATGTTGAGTTAGGCGATATTTCTAAATTTACCGGGATCCTTATGGGAGGCTCTCCCCTAAATATGACTGATCCTGAACACTGTGACTGGCAGCTAAATGTTAATAATATTTTAGTGAGTTTTCTAGACTCCCCCGTGCCAGTCTTTTCCATGTGCTATGGCGGCGGACCACTAGCGGTGGCTCGCGGAGGTGCCGTAGGAAATACCCATCCTGAGCAAGCCGGACCCACCATTGTGGAGTTATGTGCAGAAGCAGCAGCAGATCCGCTGTTTTCACAGCTACCCCCGCGTTTCGACGCCTTCACTGGGCATAATGAAAATGTGACCAAAATTGGAGAGGGAGCTGTCCTCCTAGCTACTGGACCTACTTGCCCAGTGCAAGCAGTTCGTTTTGGAGACCATATTTGGGCTACCCAATTTCATCCCGAAATTGATGCTAAAGGTTTAGCAATCCGTATGAATTTCTACCGCGGACATGGTTATTTTAGTGAAGCAGAATACGAAGATATCGTAGCTTCCCTAGATGGAGTAGATACCAGCCATGCCCGCAAGCTCATGCGGGCATTCGTGGAATATGCCACGGCGAAATCCCTGGCTTAA
- a CDS encoding TetR/AcrR family transcriptional regulator, with protein sequence MPVVSDQELSKRRHDILEGARTCFAEHGYEGATVRRLEKATGKSRGAIFHHYGDKQSLFLAIAREDAEYQADVIAENGLVQVMRDILRNPEQHEWLATRLEITRMLRTDPNFRARWFEHQQVIDDALRKRLQRNASSDRMRDDIPLDVLLSYLETVMDGLISRVASGLSTDNMEEMLDMVEASVRRSNYTSE encoded by the coding sequence ATGCCTGTTGTAAGCGACCAAGAACTATCCAAACGCCGCCACGATATCCTAGAAGGAGCACGTACCTGCTTCGCTGAGCATGGTTATGAAGGCGCTACGGTGCGTCGGCTGGAAAAGGCAACAGGTAAATCTCGTGGCGCCATTTTTCACCACTATGGTGATAAGCAATCGCTTTTCTTGGCTATTGCCCGCGAGGATGCCGAATATCAGGCAGATGTAATTGCCGAAAATGGTTTGGTACAGGTTATGCGCGATATTTTGCGCAATCCTGAACAGCACGAATGGCTGGCAACCCGGTTAGAAATTACCCGGATGCTGCGCACTGATCCTAATTTTCGGGCCCGGTGGTTCGAACACCAACAAGTTATAGATGATGCCTTGCGCAAGCGTTTGCAACGCAATGCCAGTTCCGACCGGATGCGCGATGACATTCCATTAGATGTTTTACTTTCCTATTTGGAAACTGTTATGGATGGGCTAATTAGTCGAGTAGCTTCAGGATTATCAACCGATAATATGGAGGAAATGCTCGATATGGTCGAAGCTTCGGTACGCCGTAGTAATTATACTTCTGAATAG
- the can gene encoding aconitate hydratase — protein MVTSLNSFNARRTLTVADKEYTYFALDAVEGMEKLPYSLKVLGENLLRTEDGKNVTTKHIEAIANWDPTAEPATEIQFTPARVLMQDFTGVPCVVDLATMREAVSLLGGRPEQVNPLNPAEMVIDHSVIVEAFGGPEALARNVAIEYERNEERYQFLRWGAENFSNFRVVPPGTGIVHQVNIEYLSRVVFDNDGVAYPDTCIGTDSHTTMENGLGILGWGVGGIEAEAAMLGQPVSMLIPRVVGFKLTGEIPAGVTATDVVLTITEMLREHGVVQKFVEFYGNGVKQVPLANRATIGNMSPEFGSTCAIFPIDEETINYLRLTGRPEEQIARVEAYAKAQGMWLEEDATEAVYSEYLELDLSTVVPSIAGPKRPQDRILLSAAKSTFRSQLHDFTSDPVSTAVTDTVVDAPVVERIARDGETYNASGPGNGESAAAGAAGRPSRPVVVKAGLGGEYTLDHGMVAIASITSCTNTSNPSVMVGAGLIARKAAALGLRAKPWVKTICAPGSQVVDGYFQRADLWKDLEALGFYLSGFGCTTCIGNSGPLPDEVSQAINEHDLTATAVLSGNRNFEGRISPDVKMNYLASPIMVIAYAIAGTMDFDFETQPLGQDKEGNDIFLKDIWPSTQEIEETIQQAISRELYEADYADVFKGDSQWQALNIPEGETFGWDEDSTYIRKAPYFDDMPVEPLPVADISGARVLAKLGDSVTTDHISPASAIKPGTPAAQYLDAHGVDRRDYNSLGSRRGNHEVMVRGTFANIRLRNQLVDIQGGYTRDFTKEGGPQAFIYDAAVNYREAGIPLVVLGGKEYGSGSSRDWAAKGTNLLGVRAVIVETFERIHRSNLIGMGVVPLQFPTGQSHETLGIDGTETFDISGLTALNDGDIPETVQVTATKPDGSAIVFDAVVRIDTPGEADYYRHGGILQYVLRQMAASGSK, from the coding sequence GTGGTTACTAGCTTGAACTCCTTTAATGCCCGACGCACTCTTACTGTGGCCGATAAGGAATATACCTACTTTGCACTAGATGCGGTAGAGGGGATGGAAAAACTTCCTTATTCTTTAAAGGTCCTTGGTGAGAATCTGCTGCGTACCGAAGACGGTAAAAACGTTACTACCAAGCATATTGAGGCCATAGCTAACTGGGATCCCACTGCTGAACCCGCAACTGAAATTCAGTTCACGCCCGCGCGAGTGCTTATGCAGGACTTTACTGGCGTGCCTTGTGTAGTCGATTTAGCAACCATGCGTGAGGCAGTTTCCCTGCTTGGTGGACGTCCTGAACAAGTTAATCCGTTAAATCCTGCAGAAATGGTTATTGACCACTCGGTCATCGTGGAGGCTTTCGGAGGCCCGGAGGCTTTGGCCCGCAATGTGGCCATTGAATATGAGCGCAATGAAGAGCGTTACCAATTCTTGCGATGGGGCGCTGAGAATTTCTCCAACTTCCGGGTGGTGCCTCCAGGTACCGGAATCGTGCACCAAGTCAATATTGAGTACTTGTCTCGAGTCGTTTTTGATAATGATGGCGTGGCTTATCCAGATACCTGTATTGGTACAGATTCGCACACCACCATGGAAAATGGGCTGGGAATCTTAGGATGGGGTGTTGGCGGTATTGAAGCTGAGGCAGCTATGCTTGGCCAACCTGTTTCGATGCTTATCCCCCGGGTTGTTGGCTTCAAGCTAACCGGAGAAATTCCTGCCGGAGTTACGGCCACCGATGTTGTACTAACTATTACCGAAATGCTGCGTGAGCATGGGGTCGTACAAAAATTCGTGGAGTTTTATGGCAACGGAGTTAAGCAAGTTCCGTTGGCTAATCGGGCGACTATTGGAAATATGTCTCCAGAATTTGGGTCGACTTGTGCGATTTTCCCCATTGATGAAGAGACAATCAATTACCTACGCTTGACTGGGCGCCCTGAGGAGCAGATTGCGCGGGTTGAAGCCTATGCCAAGGCGCAGGGCATGTGGTTGGAAGAGGATGCCACTGAGGCTGTCTACTCTGAATACCTGGAATTAGATCTTTCCACTGTGGTGCCTTCTATTGCTGGTCCGAAGCGCCCACAGGATCGAATTTTGCTTTCAGCTGCAAAATCCACTTTCCGTTCGCAACTGCATGATTTCACCTCGGACCCAGTAAGTACCGCCGTAACTGACACTGTTGTGGATGCCCCTGTAGTGGAGCGCATTGCCCGCGACGGCGAAACCTATAATGCTTCCGGACCTGGAAATGGCGAATCAGCTGCTGCTGGTGCTGCTGGTCGCCCCTCGCGTCCAGTGGTGGTAAAAGCGGGACTTGGCGGTGAATACACCCTAGATCATGGCATGGTAGCAATTGCTTCCATTACTTCATGCACCAATACCTCTAATCCTTCAGTAATGGTTGGTGCCGGGTTGATTGCACGCAAAGCTGCCGCTCTAGGGCTGCGCGCTAAGCCGTGGGTAAAAACTATTTGTGCCCCGGGATCTCAAGTTGTAGATGGCTATTTCCAACGCGCCGATCTGTGGAAAGATTTGGAAGCCTTGGGCTTTTATCTTTCCGGATTTGGGTGCACCACCTGCATTGGAAATTCGGGACCGCTTCCTGATGAAGTATCCCAAGCTATCAACGAGCACGATCTAACTGCCACTGCAGTGCTTTCGGGAAACCGAAATTTTGAGGGGCGCATCTCCCCCGATGTAAAGATGAATTACTTGGCTTCCCCGATAATGGTAATCGCTTATGCCATTGCCGGAACCATGGACTTCGATTTCGAAACCCAGCCACTTGGGCAAGATAAAGAGGGCAACGATATTTTCCTAAAAGATATCTGGCCTTCAACCCAAGAAATCGAAGAAACTATTCAGCAAGCTATTAGCCGAGAGCTATATGAAGCTGATTATGCCGATGTCTTTAAAGGCGATTCGCAGTGGCAAGCCTTAAATATTCCAGAAGGTGAAACCTTTGGCTGGGATGAAGATTCCACCTACATTCGCAAGGCCCCTTATTTCGACGATATGCCGGTTGAACCGCTACCAGTAGCTGATATTTCTGGTGCTCGGGTACTTGCCAAGCTGGGAGATTCAGTTACCACTGACCATATTTCTCCTGCTTCTGCGATTAAGCCCGGTACTCCGGCGGCGCAGTATCTAGACGCCCATGGGGTGGATCGCCGCGATTACAACTCCTTGGGTTCCCGTCGCGGTAATCACGAGGTGATGGTTCGAGGAACCTTTGCCAATATCCGGTTACGCAATCAGCTGGTAGATATTCAAGGTGGATATACTCGGGACTTCACTAAAGAAGGCGGACCACAAGCCTTTATTTACGATGCCGCAGTGAACTACCGGGAAGCCGGCATTCCTTTGGTTGTACTTGGTGGCAAGGAATATGGTTCCGGATCCTCGCGAGACTGGGCTGCTAAGGGCACCAATCTATTGGGAGTTCGAGCAGTAATTGTGGAAACCTTCGAGCGTATTCACCGCTCTAACCTCATTGGTATGGGCGTTGTGCCGTTGCAATTCCCGACTGGACAATCTCATGAAACTCTGGGTATTGATGGAACTGAGACTTTTGATATCTCTGGACTAACTGCCCTAAATGATGGTGATATTCCAGAAACTGTGCAGGTCACAGCGACGAAACCAGATGGTTCTGCGATTGTTTTCGATGCGGTCGTGCGCATTGATACCCCTGGTGAGGCTGATTACTACCGCCATGGCGGAATTTTGCAATACGTACTACGTCAAATGGCTGCAAGTGGTAGTAAATAA
- a CDS encoding Rv1476 family membrane protein, with protein MTASTDPLIMELADKINIDQVLVMPENAESQALSLELEQVLPKMAQELNLEVEDIAFIALDFTPEHLPELRDLAQDLQLSTTRELVVIRAPGGAGSVSTVLSRAQIEAGEAAMMASPDYVAGLKFYSEAAAAHDNPVGDWGIASGIGTFGVLMVFALATWRSFR; from the coding sequence GTGACTGCCTCTACAGACCCCTTGATTATGGAACTGGCCGATAAAATAAATATCGACCAAGTACTGGTCATGCCGGAAAACGCGGAGTCGCAAGCTTTATCTTTAGAGCTTGAGCAGGTACTACCCAAAATGGCTCAGGAATTGAATTTAGAGGTGGAGGATATTGCATTCATAGCCCTAGATTTCACCCCTGAACATCTGCCAGAGCTACGAGACCTAGCCCAAGATTTACAACTTTCCACTACCCGAGAATTAGTGGTTATTCGGGCACCAGGTGGTGCTGGTTCAGTTAGTACCGTGTTAAGTCGGGCGCAAATTGAAGCTGGCGAAGCAGCTATGATGGCCAGCCCAGATTATGTAGCCGGCCTAAAATTTTATAGCGAAGCTGCCGCTGCACACGATAATCCCGTTGGGGATTGGGGGATAGCTAGCGGCATCGGGACATTCGGGGTCTTAATGGTTTTTGCCTTAGCCACTTGGCGCAGCTTTCGGTAA
- a CDS encoding DIP1281 family NlpC/P60 protein, protein MRGIIASVTSTALLSSFCLGGAAMAQPANPSDAEIAQAETAINTNSHDVAALAQQISAQQQELNELELTMGGLAEAVNKALVDLHDAQAKAEQARQAVAVAKEDLDRTQQEIDEAQRTLNEISRSAYRRGATSVSGLAGKNTTEDALDRQTYLRTSAEKQRAAIEELDRARTAKANKESELRVARNLAEQREAEAAQAEADARAAITANAAKMEAAGKQHRHLSAELAAAQARLDAARGHTAELQNQRQEYEAFLAAEAERKQAEEAARKAEAERQAAAAARQQAEAAAKEAANQAAAQQAAQAAAAARAQEEQATAEAKATQDAVSAALAATAAAAAAVAKSQPDHATVNSPYPNNENSTGGDIAAIQGPTNPSDIANALNDMADIAAQATAPTANNTTTDSLADISIPSLDLVELDTVEDITNKISGSISGSRSEKVEMVISRAMAQIGTPYAWGGGNATGPTKGIRDGGVADSYGDFNKVGFDCSGLVLYAFAGVGISLPHYSGYQYNHGTKVPPSQMQRGDLIFYGPGGSQHVAIYLGDGQMIEAPQSGSSVKISPVRWSGMTPSVVRLI, encoded by the coding sequence ATGCGTGGGATCATCGCCAGCGTCACGTCGACGGCACTATTGAGTAGTTTTTGCCTCGGCGGGGCTGCTATGGCTCAACCAGCCAACCCTAGCGACGCCGAAATCGCGCAAGCAGAAACCGCTATAAATACCAATAGCCACGATGTCGCCGCGCTAGCGCAGCAGATTTCTGCACAACAGCAAGAGCTAAACGAACTCGAACTAACCATGGGTGGATTAGCCGAGGCTGTAAATAAGGCCCTAGTTGATCTCCATGACGCACAGGCCAAAGCTGAACAGGCCCGGCAAGCCGTCGCTGTTGCCAAAGAAGATCTGGATCGTACCCAGCAAGAAATCGATGAGGCACAGCGAACTCTAAATGAGATCTCCCGCAGTGCTTATCGACGCGGAGCCACCTCTGTTTCTGGCTTAGCTGGCAAAAATACCACTGAAGATGCCCTCGATAGGCAAACTTATTTGCGCACCAGTGCCGAAAAGCAGCGCGCCGCTATCGAAGAATTAGACCGGGCACGTACGGCTAAAGCCAATAAAGAATCAGAATTACGTGTGGCCCGCAATTTAGCTGAACAGCGCGAAGCTGAAGCCGCTCAAGCCGAAGCAGATGCCCGTGCCGCCATTACCGCCAATGCCGCCAAAATGGAAGCAGCCGGGAAGCAGCATCGCCACCTCAGTGCAGAGCTAGCTGCCGCCCAAGCCCGTTTGGATGCCGCGCGCGGTCACACCGCAGAACTGCAAAACCAGCGTCAAGAATATGAAGCCTTCTTAGCTGCCGAAGCAGAACGCAAGCAAGCTGAAGAAGCGGCCCGCAAAGCAGAAGCAGAGCGTCAAGCAGCTGCAGCTGCGCGCCAACAAGCCGAAGCTGCTGCAAAAGAAGCTGCAAATCAGGCTGCCGCGCAACAAGCCGCCCAAGCTGCCGCAGCTGCCCGCGCCCAGGAAGAACAAGCTACTGCCGAGGCAAAAGCTACTCAAGATGCAGTTTCTGCAGCTTTAGCAGCAACGGCCGCCGCTGCAGCAGCAGTGGCAAAAAGCCAGCCAGATCACGCCACAGTAAATTCTCCTTATCCTAATAATGAGAATTCCACTGGGGGAGATATTGCGGCCATCCAAGGTCCCACCAACCCCAGTGATATTGCAAATGCCTTAAATGACATGGCCGATATTGCCGCACAGGCAACTGCTCCCACGGCTAATAACACCACTACCGATAGCTTGGCAGATATCTCCATTCCCAGCCTTGACTTAGTAGAATTAGATACCGTTGAAGACATAACAAATAAAATTTCTGGCAGCATTTCAGGCTCACGTTCAGAAAAAGTTGAGATGGTAATCAGCCGGGCCATGGCTCAAATTGGTACCCCTTATGCCTGGGGTGGCGGCAATGCCACTGGACCTACCAAAGGAATTCGCGACGGCGGAGTAGCTGACTCTTATGGAGACTTCAATAAAGTAGGTTTCGACTGTTCTGGCCTAGTGCTCTACGCCTTTGCCGGGGTCGGTATCTCCTTACCGCACTACAGTGGCTACCAGTACAACCACGGCACGAAGGTGCCACCAAGCCAAATGCAACGCGGAGATCTAATCTTCTACGGTCCCGGGGGTAGCCAGCACGTAGCTATTTACCTTGGCGACGGTCAAATGATTGAGGCGCCGCAGTCTGGTTCTAGCGTTAAAATCTCTCCAGTACGTTGGTCCGGAATGACTCCGAGCGTCGTACGTCTGATCTAA
- a CDS encoding ferrochelatase — protein MAQSQTLNYDALLVLSFGGPEAEDEVVPFLQNVTRGRGIPVERLAEVGEHYYRFGGKSPLNTQNIAMISNIRHELKRQGLELPVYYGTRNWHPFVEDTAEHMARAGVRRCLVFATSAWGGYSGSQQYDEDIQRVRQHLRDKNLPEIEFVKLRQFFNHPIFINEFATGISNALAELSPKEVANTRIIFTAHSVPLTKPPAAGIPSESEVYEAQVREATRLVAAQAGITDYDLVWQSRSGAPHIPWLEPDVVDFITELEEKIGLQSILICPIGFITDHMEVMWDLDTELKDACDELGIAMKRVGTPGTAENFSKLVIGLIQEAEGRQEIATLGELPAWGASVNGRLIDAYPQQ, from the coding sequence ATGGCTCAGTCGCAAACTTTAAATTACGACGCTCTCCTCGTTCTCTCTTTCGGTGGTCCGGAAGCAGAGGACGAGGTTGTTCCATTTCTACAAAATGTGACGCGAGGGCGCGGAATTCCCGTAGAACGCTTAGCTGAGGTAGGTGAGCACTACTATCGTTTTGGAGGGAAGAGCCCTCTTAATACCCAAAATATTGCCATGATTAGCAATATTCGCCATGAACTAAAACGGCAGGGTTTAGAACTGCCAGTTTATTATGGCACCCGTAATTGGCATCCTTTTGTAGAAGATACTGCTGAACATATGGCGCGCGCAGGGGTGCGCCGCTGCCTGGTTTTCGCCACTTCTGCTTGGGGCGGTTATTCCGGATCTCAACAATACGATGAAGATATTCAACGGGTTCGCCAACACCTCAGAGATAAAAATCTTCCCGAAATAGAGTTCGTTAAGCTTCGGCAGTTTTTTAATCATCCAATTTTCATTAATGAATTCGCCACGGGCATCTCTAACGCTTTAGCAGAATTAAGCCCTAAAGAAGTTGCAAATACCCGCATTATCTTTACTGCCCACTCGGTACCGCTGACCAAACCACCAGCTGCAGGTATTCCTTCAGAATCAGAAGTTTATGAAGCCCAAGTACGCGAAGCTACCCGTCTAGTTGCCGCCCAAGCTGGGATCACCGACTATGACCTAGTTTGGCAATCTCGTTCCGGGGCTCCGCATATTCCCTGGTTAGAACCAGATGTGGTGGATTTTATAACTGAACTTGAAGAGAAAATAGGGCTGCAATCAATTTTGATCTGCCCGATCGGATTTATCACCGACCACATGGAAGTAATGTGGGATCTTGATACGGAACTCAAAGATGCCTGCGATGAACTTGGTATTGCGATGAAACGCGTTGGTACCCCCGGTACTGCCGAAAACTTCAGCAAACTAGTTATCGGGCTAATTCAGGAAGCCGAAGGACGCCAAGAGATCGCTACTTTAGGAGAACTTCCGGCATGGGGAGCCTCAGTAAATGGCCGACTTATAGATGCCTACCCCCAGCAATAA
- a CDS encoding DUF3097 domain-containing protein — protein MNYRDPYAGDILGGHQRNSAPTYPSIPAQPGLVVEVRATGYVGEIIGYEKTYDGEFVRLENRYGQQHLFHMRKGAFLFEGEPVTLIRYVEPRGPQLSNSGSRRVANLEAKIAAPSRIWVEGIHDAAIVEKVWGHDLRVEGVVVEYLEGLDNLPQRLAEFGPNAKRRVGVLADHLVTGSKESRITHAVGPDVLVTGHPFIDIWAAVKPQKLGIRAWPEILYGQDWKTGVCQALGWADPKEGWSRVYKAVESYRDLDATLIGAVERLVDFVTNPELSKSDLQYVPR, from the coding sequence ATGAATTATCGAGATCCTTATGCCGGAGATATTCTTGGCGGTCACCAAAGAAATTCTGCGCCCACATATCCAAGCATTCCCGCACAGCCTGGACTAGTAGTGGAAGTACGGGCCACTGGATATGTGGGGGAAATCATAGGTTATGAAAAAACCTATGATGGAGAATTCGTTCGGCTAGAAAATCGCTATGGCCAACAACATCTTTTCCATATGCGCAAAGGTGCTTTTCTTTTCGAAGGCGAACCAGTAACCCTTATTCGTTATGTAGAACCGCGCGGTCCGCAGCTTTCTAATTCAGGATCTCGGCGCGTTGCAAACCTTGAAGCCAAAATTGCTGCACCTTCTCGGATCTGGGTAGAAGGTATTCACGACGCCGCCATAGTAGAAAAAGTTTGGGGCCATGATCTGCGCGTTGAAGGCGTAGTAGTCGAATACTTAGAAGGTTTAGATAATTTGCCGCAACGTTTGGCAGAATTTGGGCCAAATGCGAAAAGGCGTGTGGGAGTACTTGCAGACCACTTAGTCACCGGGAGTAAAGAAAGCCGGATCACTCACGCTGTAGGACCAGATGTATTAGTTACTGGACATCCTTTTATTGATATTTGGGCAGCAGTTAAGCCACAAAAATTAGGGATAAGAGCTTGGCCAGAGATCCTCTATGGCCAAGATTGGAAAACTGGGGTATGCCAAGCTCTAGGGTGGGCTGATCCAAAAGAAGGCTGGAGCCGAGTTTATAAAGCAGTAGAAAGCTACCGGGATCTAGATGCCACCTTAATTGGGGCAGTAGAACGCTTAGTAGATTTTGTTACGAACCCGGAGCTTTCGAAATCTGACCTGCAATACGTTCCGAGGTAG